In Raphanus sativus cultivar WK10039 chromosome 5, ASM80110v3, whole genome shotgun sequence, the following proteins share a genomic window:
- the LOC108857848 gene encoding elongation of fatty acids protein 3-like translates to MASFHSTLTYWFVNHPNIANFTWREGETLGSTIFFVSVVVSVYLSSTLILRSAIGSLPALGPRILKPITALHSLILCILSLIMAVGCTLSITTDPTASLFNAICFPVDAKPSGPLFFWAQVFYLSKILEFGDTILIILGKSVQRLSFLHVYHHATVVVMCFLWLRTRQSMFPIALVTNSTVHVIMYGYYFLCALGSRPKWKRLVTDCQIVQFVFSFGLSGWMLREHLFGSGCSGIWGWCFNAAFNVSLLALFFDFHSKNYAKKTSRQGDRKSD, encoded by the coding sequence ATGGCATCATTTCACTCTACCCTCACATACTGGTTCGTAAACCACCCCAACATCGCCAATTTCACGTGGAGGGAAGGTGAGACTCTTGGCTCCACCATCTTCTTCGTGTCTGTTGTAGTCTCAGTCTATCTCTCCTCCACGTTAATACTCCGATCTGCCATCGGTTCACTCCCCGCGCTAGGTCCCAGAATTCTCAAACCAATCACTGCTCTCCACAGCCTCATCCTCTGCATTCTCTCTTTAATCATGGCTGTTGGTTGCACTCTCTCTATCACCACAGATCCGACAGCAAGTTTGTTCAACGCGATCTGTTTCCCTGTCGATGCGAAACCCAGCGGACCGCTTTTCTTCTGGGCACAAGTCTTCTATCTCTCGAAGATACTCGAGTTCGGAGACACAATCCTCATCATACTCGGAAAATCAGTCCAACGGTTGTCCTTCCTCCACGTGTACCACCACGCGACAGTTGTGGTCATGTGCTTCCTCTGGCTCCGAACCCGACAGTCAATGTTTCCCATTGCCCTTGTGACGAACTCGACTGTCCATGTAATCATGTACGGTTATTACTTCCTATGTGCTTTAGGATCGAGACCTAAGTGGAAGAGGTTGGTGACGGATTGTCAGATCGTGCAGTTTGTTTTCAGCTTCGGGTTATCCGGTTGGATGCTCCGAGAGCATTTGTTCGGGTCGGGTTGCTCCGGGATTTGGGGATGGTGTTTCAACGCTGCCTTTAATGTTTCTCTTTTGGCTCTCTTCTTCGACTTCCATTCCAAGAACTATGCTAAAAAGACTAGCAGACAAGGAGACCGCAAAAGCGATTAG
- the LOC108861192 gene encoding pyruvate dehydrogenase (acetyl-transferring) kinase, mitochondrial → MKFPKSLIEDLHKWGCMKQTGVSLRYMMEFGSTPTERNLLISAQFLHKELPIRVARRALELETLPYGLSDKPAVLKVRDWYLESFRDMRAFPEIKDTADEKDFTQMIKAVKVRHNNVVPMMALGVNQLKKGVHFYENLDEIHQFLDRFYLSRIGVRNLIGQHVELHNPNPPRHCVGYIHTKMSPVEVARNATEDARSICYREYGSAPEINIYGDPSFTFPYVPTHLHLMVYELVKNSLRAVQERYVDSDRVAPPVRIIVADGIEDVTIKVSDEGGGIPRSGLPKIFTYLYSTATNPLEEELQFGTADVPVIMAGYGYGLPISRLYARYFGGDLQIISMEGYGTDAYLHLSRLGDSQEPLP, encoded by the exons atgaaatttCCGAAGAGCTTGATCGAGGATCTTCACAAATGGGGATGCATGAAGCAGACGGGCGTGAGCCTCAGGTACATGATGGAGTTCGGTTCCACCCCCACCGAGAGGAACCTTTTGATCTCTGCGCAGTTTCTCCACAAGGAGCTTCCCATTCGCGTCGCGAGGCGGGCGCTCGAACTCGAGACGCTGCCTTACGGTCTCTCCGACAAACCTGCCGTCTTGAAG GTAAGAGATTGGTACCTGGAATCATTCAGGGACATGAGAGCGTTTCCCGAGATCAAGGACACTGCTGACGAGAAAGACTTCACTCAGATGATAAAGGCCGTCAAAGTAAGGCACAACAACGTGGTTCCCATGATGGCTCTCGGTGTTAACCAGCTCAAGAAAGGAGTCCATTTCTACGAGAATCTTGATGAGATTCATCAGTTTCTTGATCGCTTCTACTTGTCCCGTATAGGCGTCCGTAACCTTATTG GGCAGCATGTTGAGTTGCATAATCCAAACCCGCCACGTCACTGTGTGGGTTACATACACACCAAGATGTCTCCTGTGGAGGTAGCAAGGAACGCGACTGAAGATGCACGGTCTATATGTTACCGAGAGTATGGTTCCGCTCCGGAGATCAACATATATGGTGATCCAAGTTTCACCTTTCC GTATGTTCCAACCCATTTGCATCTTATGGTGTATGAGCTAGTCAAGAACTCTCTACGTGCTGTCCAAGAGCGATATGTTGATTCCGATAGAGTTGCACCACCAGTACGCATTATAGTTGCTGATGGTATCGAAGATGTTACAATAAAG GTCTCAGATGAAGGGGGAGGTATACCGAGAAGTGGTCTCCCCAAAATATTCACATATCTTTACAGCACGGCAACAAACCCGCTCGAAGAGGAATTGCAGTTTGGAACAGCTGATGTTCCCGTGATTATGGCTGGTTATGGTTATGGTCTGCCAATTAGTCGTTTGTATGCTCGTTATTTTGGTGGAGATTTGCAGATCATTTCCATGGAAGGATACG GGACTGATGCTTACTTGCACTTGTCGCGCCTTGGTGATTCACAAGAGCCTTTGCCCTGA